A section of the Humulus lupulus chromosome 2, drHumLupu1.1, whole genome shotgun sequence genome encodes:
- the LOC133817866 gene encoding callose synthase 9-like isoform X2, whose product MTWKREEELNLRETGAFSGDLGELERKTVKRKRVFATLKVLGTVLQQLTEEIPDELRRVMETDAAMTDDLIAYNIIPLDAPSPTNHIGFFPEVQAAISVLKYRGLPKLPEDFPIPATRKADVLDFLHYIFGFQVCTSRSSGILDLDLVYFLLFVL is encoded by the exons ATGACGTGGAAACGAGAAGAAGAGTTGAATTTAAGGGAGACTGGGGCTTTCAGTGGAGACTTGGGCGA GTTGGAGAGAAAGACAGTTAAGAGGAAAAGAGTTTTTGCTACTTTAAAAGTTCTAGGCACAGTCCTTCAGCAGCTGACTGAGGAAATTCCTGATGAG CTGAGACGTGTGATGGAAACTGATGCAGCTATGACGGATGACTTAATTGCTTATAATATTATTCCACTTGATGCTCCTAGCCCAACAAATCATATTGGGTTTTTCCCCGAG GTTCAAGCAGCAATCTCAGTGTTAAAGTATAGGGGACTGCCAAAATTGCCCGAGGATTTTCCCATCCCTGCTACAAGAAAAGCTGATGTCCTTGATTTTCTGCACTACATTTTTGGATTTCAGGTTTGTACGTCTAGATCAAGTGGTATATTGGATTTGGATTTAgtgtattttcttttatttgtgcTATAA
- the LOC133817866 gene encoding callose synthase 9-like isoform X1, with protein MTWKREEELNLRETGAFSGDLGELERKTVKRKRVFATLKVLGTVLQQLTEEIPDELRRVMETDAAMTDDLIAYNIIPLDAPSPTNHIGFFPEVQAAISVLKYRGLPKLPEDFPIPATRKADVLDFLHYIFGFQKDNVSNQRKHIVHLLANDNTVCCSTCFYSFSFSSPFFWDVLASRNKI; from the exons ATGACGTGGAAACGAGAAGAAGAGTTGAATTTAAGGGAGACTGGGGCTTTCAGTGGAGACTTGGGCGA GTTGGAGAGAAAGACAGTTAAGAGGAAAAGAGTTTTTGCTACTTTAAAAGTTCTAGGCACAGTCCTTCAGCAGCTGACTGAGGAAATTCCTGATGAG CTGAGACGTGTGATGGAAACTGATGCAGCTATGACGGATGACTTAATTGCTTATAATATTATTCCACTTGATGCTCCTAGCCCAACAAATCATATTGGGTTTTTCCCCGAG GTTCAAGCAGCAATCTCAGTGTTAAAGTATAGGGGACTGCCAAAATTGCCCGAGGATTTTCCCATCCCTGCTACAAGAAAAGCTGATGTCCTTGATTTTCTGCACTACATTTTTGGATTTCAG AAAGACAATGTTTCTAATCAGCGCAAACATATTGTTCACCTTCTTGCCAATGATAATACAGTTTGTTGTAGTACTTGCTTTTACTCGTTTTCTTTCTCTTCCCCATTTTTTTGGGATGTTCTTGCTTCCCGTAATAAAATTTGA
- the LOC133817866 gene encoding callose synthase 9-like isoform X3, whose protein sequence is MTWKREEELNLRETGAFSGDLGELERKTVKRKRVFATLKVLGTVLQQLTEEIPDELRRVMETDAAMTDDLIAYNIIPLDAPSPTNHIGFFPEVQAAISVLKYRGLPKLPEDFPIPATRKADVLDFLHYIFGFQMKSMAGTQA, encoded by the exons ATGACGTGGAAACGAGAAGAAGAGTTGAATTTAAGGGAGACTGGGGCTTTCAGTGGAGACTTGGGCGA GTTGGAGAGAAAGACAGTTAAGAGGAAAAGAGTTTTTGCTACTTTAAAAGTTCTAGGCACAGTCCTTCAGCAGCTGACTGAGGAAATTCCTGATGAG CTGAGACGTGTGATGGAAACTGATGCAGCTATGACGGATGACTTAATTGCTTATAATATTATTCCACTTGATGCTCCTAGCCCAACAAATCATATTGGGTTTTTCCCCGAG GTTCAAGCAGCAATCTCAGTGTTAAAGTATAGGGGACTGCCAAAATTGCCCGAGGATTTTCCCATCCCTGCTACAAGAAAAGCTGATGTCCTTGATTTTCTGCACTACATTTTTGGATTTCAG ATGAAGTCCATGGCTGGCACCCAAGCTTAG